From the Halomonas sp. MCCC 1A13316 genome, the window CATCCGCTGCGGCCTGCCAGCGCTGTATGGTCGCTTCGCTCAAATGATCCAGGTCGAGAATCACCAGGATGTCCTTTCCCTCACCCAAGGATGGCATGGTCTCGGTGTCGACAGCAATGATCTCATGCTCCAGTTGGACCTGAAGATGCTCAATGAACAGCTTAGATTGGGGATTGATGGCGGTGACCAGGAAAATCCGAAAGGCCATGCTTGTCATATTTCCTTCCCCCTGTTGATTCGTAATTAAACGTGTAAAGAAATGTAATTCTCTGCATTTTTGGAGTCTCGGTCAAAAATAGCAAAGAGGTTAATATCTTTTTTTCATAAAAAAAAATTGCTTATTACTTTTTTTATTGTATTTCAAGCTCACAACCATCTGTGGGAGTGGCTGCGAAGAAAAAGTGGAAAGCTACCCTTTTATTTTTTAATTACTTTCCTTTAAAAACAATAAGTTGGCTTGTTGATGTGCAGAATCGACATAGCAGCGTAACAAAAAGCTTGTCGATTTGTCGGTGCTAGGAGTATTAGACCGAAGGCCTCGCAAGGAGGCATCTTTTCATTCCTATTTGCAGCGAATGGGCCTTTTCTGCGTTTCCCTGGCGTTGTACATCTACTACCTATTACTCAGCGTATCTTTGTTAAAAACTTACGTTTCTGATCTTGGCCTTGCTTAGTACGATCAGACGTAAAAGGAGGCGCCTGTTAAGAAACAGTACATGTTCAACAGTGAACTAGCTGACAGTAGTATAAAGAATTTATTGCGCCAACCCATGCATGCCAGGAAAACCAGGTGAGTGCTATGCCCGACACAAGACTGCTACACATCAGATGCGCCCTTCGAACGAAGGCACTGCCTGCTTGGCGCTAAGTGGCAGTCCATTGCTCTCAAAGTATGGACCAAAAATTTGCTTAGGATGCAATGTCCGTCCCGATTCTTCAACACGACCTGCAAGGTGGCTTCTATGATCGACGCTGTGCGCTCAACGGCATTAGCGGAGCCCATGAGTATGGCTCTGGGCGTGCTGGATATTCATTGCCCATTGAGAATCTCAATCAGAAGCTTTCCGGTGGCAGCGAGCAGGCTCTTTCGAAGTTATAGAAAATATTTTTACAATTTTTTACATTCGTGGAAGAATTCAGCCTGAACGGATAGGTAAATGTTCGGTCTTTTTTGTTGGTTGATTTGTCGAGTGATAAGACTTATTTTCCTTTTTGCTAAATTAAATGCATCACAGCTATTGTCGAGCGCCCGAGAAGATGATGCCCTCCAAGAGCCTTAGCCTGGTACTGCCACCTGCGCAGGCAAGTTGTAAAGTTAGGTTACAGGATGGCCATGGACAAGTCTGAAATGCTTGGCTTCAGCCTCGATTCGCTATGTGAATTGCTTATGCTCCAATATGAATATGAGCGTATTAGCGGTTCAGCCCTTTGCCTGCCTCGTGTAACATGCTGGCAGTGGCAGCCATGCATTAGGAGCCGTTGTGATCCCCATAGATGAGTTGGTGCTTGCCAGTGCCAACGCCGGCAAGATTCGGGAGTTCGGTCAGCTTTTCGCGCCCTTGGGTCTGAGAATCAGACCTCAATCCGAATTCGGTGTGACAGACGTGGAGGAAACCGGGCTCACCTTCGTCGAAAATGCCCTGCTCAAGGCTCGGGCGGCAAGCCGAGTCAGCGGCTTGCCGGCACTGGCCGACGACTCCGGCCTCGAGGCCGACGCGCTTTCGGGGCAGCCGGGCATCTACTCGGCCCGCTATGCGGGCGAGCCCAAGAGCGATGCGCGTAACAATGCCAAACTGCTGCAAGCCTTGAGCGCGGCCTCCGGCACTGCTCGCAGTGCGCGCTACTGGTGCGCGCTGGTCTACTTGCGTCATGCCGATGA encodes:
- the rdgB gene encoding RdgB/HAM1 family non-canonical purine NTP pyrophosphatase; translation: MIPIDELVLASANAGKIREFGQLFAPLGLRIRPQSEFGVTDVEETGLTFVENALLKARAASRVSGLPALADDSGLEADALSGQPGIYSARYAGEPKSDARNNAKLLQALSAASGTARSARYWCALVYLRHADDPVPLIVQRCWEGEILEQPRGESGFGYDPLFWLPSLGKSVAELGAEEKNRLSHRGRALEGMLAALREMTQR